The Burkholderia pyrrocinia genome has a segment encoding these proteins:
- the bioD gene encoding dethiobiotin synthase, with amino-acid sequence MTAPLSLFVTGTDTEIGKTFVSAAMLHGFARRGLRAAALKPVAAGATEQDGVWHNEDADQLDAAANVVLPPELRTPFLLKAPAAPHIVAAQEGVTLDIDTIVACHREALTRADIVVVEGAGGFRVPLNDTQDMADLAVALGVPVVMVVGVRLGCISHALLTADAIRQRGLTLAGWVANHVDPAMSFPDENVATLRDWLAREHRAPLVGRIPYMTPAAPESAAAMLDIAALVESLRAAQH; translated from the coding sequence ATGACAGCCCCGCTCTCGCTCTTCGTCACCGGCACCGACACCGAAATCGGCAAGACCTTCGTATCGGCCGCGATGCTGCACGGCTTCGCGCGGCGCGGCCTGCGTGCGGCCGCACTGAAGCCGGTCGCGGCCGGCGCGACCGAACAGGACGGCGTCTGGCACAACGAGGACGCCGACCAGCTCGACGCAGCCGCGAACGTCGTGCTGCCGCCCGAGCTGCGCACGCCGTTCCTGCTGAAGGCGCCCGCCGCGCCGCACATCGTCGCCGCGCAGGAAGGCGTGACGCTCGACATCGACACGATCGTCGCGTGCCACCGCGAGGCGCTGACGCGCGCGGACATCGTCGTCGTCGAAGGCGCCGGCGGGTTTCGCGTGCCGCTGAACGACACGCAGGACATGGCCGATCTCGCGGTCGCGCTCGGCGTGCCGGTCGTGATGGTGGTCGGCGTGCGGCTCGGCTGCATCAGCCACGCGCTGCTGACCGCCGACGCGATTCGCCAACGCGGCCTCACGCTCGCGGGCTGGGTCGCGAACCACGTCGACCCGGCGATGTCGTTCCCGGACGAGAACGTCGCCACGCTTCGCGACTGGCTTGCGCGCGAGCACCGCGCACCGCTCGTCGGCCGCATTCCGTACATGACGCCGGCCGCTCCCGAATCCGCCGCGGCAATGCTCGACATTGCCGCGCTCGTCGAGTCGCTGCGCGCCGCGCAGCATTGA
- a CDS encoding Na+/H+ antiporter produces the protein MEIVFTVLILLLAVALSGAITRILPLQLPLPLMQIAFGAMLAWPKLNLHVTFDPEIFMLLFIPPLLFADGWRIPKRELYLQRRAILMLAFGLVFMTVLAVGYFAHWLIPELPLPIAFALAAVLSPTDAVALSGIAGKGRIPPQLMHILEGEALMNDASGLVALKFAIAAALTGVFSLRAASVTFVIVAAGGLATGAIVSWVFSALSTRFLNAEQEGDPAPGIVMTLLVPFAAYLFAEHLDLSGVLAAVSAGMMMNYTSFSRKSTVASRVRAESTWAMIEFVFNGMVFIMLGLQLPHIIGRALVDAHHTSDALVGRMIFNVCAMMLALYAIRFLWVWLLRWIASRRAARQGLTGTMAGVRTIAVMTVGGVRGAVTLAGVLSIPVALADGAPLPGRDTAIFVASAVILGSLVVAVIGLPLLLRGVRSSRNPLADEERTARAAAAQAAIRAIDSSHDAISADLDESGAARCADISARVMDQYRRRLAALAEDGPTPRAEAKQSETMELQMRIAAIRAERSALYRLRSDSKISDETLTKLIREIDLSETALSTRKKGIL, from the coding sequence ATGGAAATCGTCTTCACCGTCCTGATCCTGCTGCTCGCCGTTGCGCTGTCCGGCGCCATCACGCGCATCCTGCCGTTGCAACTGCCGCTGCCGCTGATGCAGATCGCGTTCGGCGCGATGCTCGCGTGGCCGAAGCTGAACCTGCACGTCACGTTCGATCCCGAAATCTTCATGCTGCTGTTCATTCCGCCGCTGCTGTTCGCGGACGGCTGGCGGATTCCGAAACGCGAGCTGTACCTGCAGCGCCGCGCGATCCTGATGCTCGCGTTCGGGCTCGTGTTCATGACGGTACTCGCAGTGGGCTACTTCGCGCATTGGCTGATTCCCGAGTTGCCGCTGCCGATCGCGTTCGCGCTCGCGGCCGTGCTGTCGCCGACCGACGCGGTCGCGCTGTCGGGCATCGCCGGCAAGGGCCGGATCCCGCCGCAGCTGATGCACATCCTCGAAGGCGAGGCGCTGATGAACGACGCGTCGGGCCTCGTCGCGCTGAAGTTCGCGATCGCGGCCGCGCTGACCGGCGTGTTCTCGCTGCGCGCCGCGTCGGTCACGTTCGTGATCGTCGCCGCTGGCGGGCTCGCGACGGGCGCGATCGTGTCGTGGGTGTTCAGCGCGCTGTCGACCCGCTTCCTGAACGCCGAGCAGGAAGGCGATCCGGCCCCCGGCATCGTGATGACGCTGCTCGTGCCGTTCGCGGCCTACCTGTTCGCCGAGCACCTCGACCTGTCGGGCGTGCTCGCGGCCGTGTCGGCCGGGATGATGATGAATTACACGAGCTTCTCGCGCAAAAGCACCGTCGCGTCGCGCGTGCGCGCCGAAAGCACGTGGGCGATGATCGAGTTCGTGTTCAACGGCATGGTGTTCATCATGCTCGGGCTGCAGTTGCCGCACATCATCGGCCGCGCGCTCGTCGACGCGCACCATACGAGCGACGCGCTGGTCGGCCGGATGATCTTCAACGTGTGCGCGATGATGCTCGCGCTGTATGCGATCCGCTTCCTGTGGGTCTGGCTGCTGCGCTGGATTGCGAGCCGCCGCGCGGCGCGCCAGGGCCTCACGGGCACGATGGCCGGCGTGCGCACGATCGCGGTGATGACGGTCGGCGGCGTGCGCGGCGCGGTCACGCTCGCCGGCGTGCTGTCGATCCCGGTCGCGCTCGCCGACGGCGCGCCGCTGCCGGGGCGCGACACTGCGATCTTCGTCGCGTCGGCCGTGATCCTCGGCTCGCTCGTCGTCGCAGTGATCGGCCTGCCGCTGCTGCTGCGCGGCGTGCGCTCGTCGCGCAACCCGCTCGCCGACGAGGAACGCACCGCGCGCGCGGCCGCCGCGCAGGCCGCGATCCGCGCGATCGACTCGTCGCACGACGCGATCTCGGCCGATCTCGACGAATCGGGCGCCGCGCGCTGCGCGGACATCTCGGCGCGCGTGATGGACCAGTACCGCCGCCGGCTCGCCGCGCTTGCCGAGGACGGCCCCACGCCGCGCGCGGAAGCGAAGCAGAGCGAAACGATGGAACTGCAGATGCGGATCGCCGCGATCCGCGCGGAGCGCTCGGCGCTGTACCGGCTGCGCAGCGACAGCAAGATTTCCGACGAGACGCTGACGAAGCTGATCCGCGAGATCGACCTGTCGGAAACCGCGCTGTCGACACGCAAGAAAGGCATTCTCTGA
- a CDS encoding EAL domain-containing protein, which yields MTIVQQERPAAASPYRFEREMSSGLERLATQHRDLTLTTVFQPIFSLSHQRAVGYEALLRAHDALDRPVSPLDVFGEAARQGELLQLDRLAQALHLENFALLGAEREWLFLNVHPGVLTDPFQAAALLANLKRLGMPPRRVVLEVLEQRAEDVERLAEAVREFRTHGFLIALDDFGAGHSNLERIWQLNPDIVKLDRIMLSHAAHRTGLTAILHGLVTLLHEAGKLVLVEGIETEHEAQIALSCEADFVQGYYFGRPAPGLPDSATATVCIGELTERFRQQTEARERRDAQRIAPYLRAFERAAERLASGEPLDEVCWNFLALDAAARCFLLDAHGRQSGRNVVLRADRALSEARFSPLADAQGANWLRRPYFRSAIAEPGRVQVTRPYLSINEAQPCVTLSVAVRVGDAQRVLCGDIDWVDDEANAG from the coding sequence ATGACGATCGTGCAACAGGAGCGTCCGGCCGCCGCGTCGCCGTACCGTTTCGAGCGGGAGATGAGCTCCGGCCTCGAACGTCTGGCAACGCAGCATCGCGACCTGACGCTCACGACCGTGTTCCAGCCGATATTCAGCCTGTCGCACCAGCGTGCGGTCGGCTACGAGGCGCTGTTGCGCGCGCACGATGCGCTCGACCGCCCCGTGTCGCCGCTCGACGTGTTCGGCGAAGCCGCGCGCCAGGGCGAACTGCTGCAGCTCGACCGGCTCGCGCAGGCGCTGCATCTCGAGAACTTCGCGCTGCTCGGCGCCGAGCGCGAGTGGCTGTTTCTCAACGTCCATCCGGGCGTGCTCACCGACCCGTTCCAGGCGGCCGCGCTGCTCGCGAACCTGAAGCGGCTCGGCATGCCGCCGCGCCGCGTCGTGCTCGAGGTGCTCGAACAGCGCGCGGAAGACGTCGAGCGGCTCGCCGAGGCCGTGCGCGAATTCCGCACCCATGGCTTCCTGATCGCGCTCGACGATTTCGGTGCCGGCCATTCGAACCTCGAGCGGATCTGGCAACTGAACCCGGACATCGTGAAGCTCGACCGGATCATGCTGTCGCACGCGGCGCACCGCACCGGGCTCACCGCGATCCTGCACGGGCTGGTGACGCTGCTGCACGAGGCCGGCAAGCTCGTGCTCGTCGAAGGGATCGAGACCGAGCACGAGGCGCAGATCGCGCTGTCGTGCGAGGCCGATTTCGTGCAGGGCTACTATTTCGGCCGCCCGGCGCCGGGGCTGCCCGACAGCGCGACCGCGACGGTCTGCATCGGCGAGCTGACCGAACGCTTTCGTCAGCAGACGGAAGCGCGCGAGCGGCGCGACGCGCAGCGAATCGCGCCGTACCTGCGCGCGTTCGAGCGTGCGGCAGAGCGCCTCGCGTCCGGCGAGCCGCTCGACGAGGTGTGCTGGAACTTCCTTGCACTCGACGCCGCCGCGCGCTGCTTCCTGCTCGACGCGCACGGCCGGCAGTCGGGCCGCAACGTCGTGCTGCGCGCCGATCGCGCGCTGAGCGAAGCACGGTTCTCGCCGCTGGCGGATGCGCAGGGCGCGAACTGGCTGCGCCGGCCGTATTTCCGCTCGGCGATCGCCGAGCCGGGGCGCGTGCAGGTCACGCGGCCGTACCTGTCGATCAACGAGGCGCAGCCGTGCGTGACGCTGTCGGTGGCCGTGCGCGTCGGCGATGCGCAGCGCGTACTGTGCGGCGATATCGACTGGGTCGACGACGAAGCGAACGCCGGCTAG
- the bioF gene encoding 8-amino-7-oxononanoate synthase, with product MTTPLLDTLQRGLADLDAQGLRRVRRIADTACDARMTVDGREIVGFASNDYLGLAAHPALVAAFAEGAQRYGSGSGGSHLLGGHSRAHATLEDELAGFAGGFSDAPRALYFSTGYMANLAAMTALTGKGATVFSDALNHASLIDGMRLSRANVQVYPHADTAALAALLEASDAETKLIVSDTVFSMDGDIAPLAALVALAERHGAWLVVDDAHGFGVLGPQGRGALAAAALRSPHLVYVGTLGKAAGVAGAFVIAHETVIEWMIQRARSYIFTTAAPPAVAHAVSASLKVIAGDEGDARRAHLAALIERTRALLRNTRWQPVDSHTAVQPLVIGSNDATLAAMRALDAHGLWVPAIRPPTVPAGTSRLRVSLSAAHSFDDLARLETALIEASEATA from the coding sequence ATGACGACGCCCCTGCTCGACACCCTGCAGCGCGGCCTCGCCGATCTCGACGCGCAAGGGCTGCGCCGCGTGCGCCGCATCGCCGACACCGCGTGCGACGCGCGCATGACCGTCGACGGCCGCGAGATCGTCGGCTTCGCGAGCAACGACTACCTCGGCCTCGCCGCGCATCCGGCGCTCGTCGCCGCGTTCGCCGAAGGCGCGCAGCGCTACGGCTCCGGCAGCGGCGGCTCGCACCTGCTCGGCGGCCATTCGCGCGCGCACGCGACGCTCGAGGACGAACTCGCGGGCTTCGCGGGCGGCTTCTCCGACGCCCCGCGCGCGCTGTACTTCAGCACCGGCTACATGGCGAACCTCGCCGCGATGACGGCGCTCACCGGCAAAGGCGCGACGGTTTTCTCCGACGCGCTGAACCATGCATCGCTGATCGACGGCATGCGGCTGTCGCGCGCGAACGTGCAGGTCTACCCGCATGCGGACACGGCCGCGCTCGCCGCGCTGCTCGAAGCATCGGATGCCGAAACGAAACTGATCGTCAGCGACACCGTGTTCAGCATGGACGGCGACATCGCGCCGCTCGCCGCACTCGTCGCGCTGGCCGAACGCCACGGCGCCTGGCTCGTCGTCGACGACGCGCACGGCTTCGGCGTGCTCGGCCCGCAGGGCCGCGGCGCGCTCGCGGCCGCCGCGCTGCGTTCGCCGCATCTCGTGTACGTCGGCACGCTCGGCAAGGCGGCCGGCGTCGCGGGCGCATTCGTCATCGCACACGAGACCGTGATCGAATGGATGATCCAGCGCGCGCGCAGCTACATCTTCACGACGGCCGCGCCGCCGGCCGTCGCGCATGCGGTATCGGCCAGCCTGAAGGTGATCGCGGGCGATGAAGGCGACGCGCGCCGCGCGCATCTCGCCGCGCTGATCGAGCGCACCCGCGCGCTGCTGCGCAACACGCGCTGGCAGCCGGTCGATTCGCACACGGCCGTGCAGCCGCTCGTGATCGGCAGCAACGACGCGACGCTCGCGGCGATGCGCGCACTCGACGCGCACGGCCTGTGGGTGCCCGCGATCCGGCCGCCGACGGTGCCCGCCGGCACGTCGCGGCTGCGCGTGTCGCTGTCGGCCGCGCATTCGTTCGACGATCTCGCGCGGCTCGAAACCGCGTTGATCGAGGCCAGCGAGGCAACAGCATGA
- a CDS encoding glycoside hydrolase family 1 protein, whose amino-acid sequence MIKPVSLQGRRRFLTQGTAVLGSGLLSACGGDSIDSSARFADDFVWGVATAAPQIESRDGRGQSNWDLFADQPGKIADGSTNARCIEFDTRYPGDLALLGQAGIQAFRFSVAWPRVQPDSAGAVSDAGLSTYDRMVDTMLENRLTPYLTLFHWDIPVWAGDFRNRDIAYRLADYAQIVARRLGDRVKHWMMLNEPNGVALAGYGFGLMPPGVRSNGAMYAAIHHQNLAQGLMFDAVRANVQGTARVGTTISGRPVHPATNAAADVAAAAQFDALWHRAFLDPLYGKGYPAELQPALAPLVQPGDMATIAAKPDFLGVQYYNCFYVKAAAGTGFAIADSPAGEIQTVGYPVEPYGMSEMLLRVHNDYGAPQIIVTETGFAIKEPAPSGGVVDDGPRIDYLSSYLKSAHDAYRQGVRLGGVFYWAGLDSWEWGSGFGKKFGLIHVDPNTQQRVPKRSLAYYSRCIAGNSVA is encoded by the coding sequence ATGATCAAACCCGTATCGCTTCAAGGTCGCAGACGATTTCTGACGCAAGGCACCGCCGTGCTCGGCAGCGGCCTGCTGTCCGCCTGTGGCGGCGATTCCATCGATTCCTCCGCACGCTTCGCCGATGATTTCGTGTGGGGCGTCGCCACCGCCGCGCCGCAAATCGAAAGCCGGGACGGCCGCGGACAGAGCAACTGGGATCTGTTCGCCGACCAGCCCGGCAAGATCGCCGACGGCTCCACGAACGCGCGCTGCATCGAATTCGACACGCGCTACCCCGGCGATCTGGCGCTGCTCGGCCAGGCCGGCATCCAGGCATTCCGCTTCTCGGTCGCGTGGCCGCGCGTGCAGCCGGACAGCGCCGGCGCGGTAAGCGACGCGGGTCTGTCGACGTACGACCGGATGGTCGACACGATGCTCGAAAACCGGCTCACGCCTTACCTGACGCTATTTCACTGGGACATCCCGGTCTGGGCCGGCGATTTCCGGAATCGCGACATCGCGTACCGTCTGGCCGATTACGCGCAGATCGTCGCGCGTCGACTCGGCGACCGGGTCAAGCACTGGATGATGCTCAACGAACCCAACGGCGTGGCGCTGGCCGGCTACGGCTTCGGCCTGATGCCGCCGGGCGTGCGATCGAACGGTGCGATGTACGCCGCCATCCATCACCAGAATCTCGCGCAAGGCTTGATGTTCGATGCGGTCCGGGCGAACGTGCAGGGGACGGCCCGGGTCGGCACCACCATCAGCGGGCGCCCCGTGCATCCTGCGACGAACGCCGCCGCGGACGTGGCAGCCGCCGCGCAATTCGACGCGCTCTGGCATCGCGCGTTTCTCGATCCGCTCTACGGCAAAGGTTATCCGGCCGAGTTGCAGCCGGCACTGGCGCCGCTCGTCCAGCCAGGCGACATGGCAACGATCGCGGCGAAACCGGATTTCCTCGGCGTGCAGTACTACAACTGCTTCTACGTGAAAGCGGCCGCAGGCACCGGCTTCGCCATCGCCGACAGCCCTGCGGGCGAAATCCAGACCGTCGGATATCCGGTCGAGCCGTACGGGATGTCGGAAATGCTGCTGCGCGTGCACAACGACTATGGCGCCCCGCAGATCATCGTCACCGAGACGGGCTTCGCGATCAAGGAGCCGGCGCCGAGCGGCGGCGTGGTCGACGACGGGCCGCGAATCGACTATCTCTCCAGCTACCTGAAGTCGGCGCACGACGCGTACCGGCAAGGCGTGCGGCTCGGCGGGGTGTTTTATTGGGCCGGGCTGGACAGTTGGGAATGGGGCAGCGGGTTCGGGAAGAAATTCGGGCTGATTCACGTCGACCCGAACACCCAGCAACGCGTGCCGAAGCGCAGCCTCGCCTACTACTCGCGCTGCATCGCCGGCAATTCGGTCGCGTAA
- the bioA gene encoding adenosylmethionine--8-amino-7-oxononanoate transaminase, which yields MSTPATDDWVARSLRAVWHPCTQMKHHERLPLVPVARGAGVWLYDREGRRYFDAISSWWVNLFGHANPDINAALKDQLDTLEHAMLAGCTHEPAIELAERLHALTARTLGHAFFASDGASAVEIALKMSFHAWRNRGRANKQEFVCVANSYHGETIGALGVTDVALFKDAYDPLIRHAHVVASPDARGALPGETAADVAGRALADVRRLFVERGDRIAALIVEPLVQCAAGMAMHDPSYVRGLRALCDEFGVHLIADEIAVGCGRTGTFFACEQAGVWPDFMCLSKGISGGYLPLSLVLTRDDVFAAFYDDDTTRGFLHSHSYTGNPLACRAAVATLDLFARDDVLAQNARKSAAMRAALAPLDAHPQVRHLRERGTLFAFDVALDGDAARGFSRRFFERALERELLLRPIGTTVYLMPPYVMSDDDIAWLAQRTRDTLDATLAEITQ from the coding sequence TTGAGTACGCCAGCCACCGACGACTGGGTCGCGCGCAGCCTGCGCGCGGTCTGGCATCCCTGCACCCAGATGAAGCACCACGAGCGCCTGCCGCTCGTCCCGGTCGCGCGCGGCGCGGGCGTGTGGCTGTACGACCGCGAGGGCCGGCGTTACTTCGACGCAATCAGCTCATGGTGGGTCAACCTGTTCGGCCATGCGAACCCGGACATCAACGCGGCGCTGAAGGACCAGCTCGACACGCTCGAGCACGCGATGCTCGCCGGCTGCACGCACGAGCCCGCGATCGAGCTCGCCGAGCGGCTGCACGCGCTCACCGCGCGCACGCTCGGCCATGCGTTCTTCGCGTCGGACGGCGCGTCGGCGGTCGAGATCGCGCTGAAGATGAGCTTCCACGCGTGGCGCAACCGCGGCCGCGCGAACAAGCAGGAATTCGTCTGCGTCGCGAACAGCTATCACGGCGAGACGATCGGCGCGCTCGGCGTGACCGACGTCGCGCTGTTCAAGGATGCGTACGACCCGCTGATCCGCCATGCGCACGTCGTCGCGTCGCCCGATGCGCGCGGCGCGCTGCCGGGCGAGACGGCCGCCGACGTCGCGGGCCGCGCGCTCGCGGACGTGCGGCGCCTGTTCGTCGAACGCGGCGACCGGATCGCCGCGCTGATCGTCGAGCCGCTGGTGCAGTGCGCGGCCGGCATGGCGATGCACGATCCGTCGTACGTGCGCGGGCTGCGCGCGCTGTGCGACGAATTCGGCGTGCACCTGATCGCCGACGAGATCGCGGTCGGCTGCGGCCGCACGGGCACCTTCTTCGCGTGCGAGCAGGCCGGCGTGTGGCCCGATTTCATGTGCCTGTCGAAAGGCATCAGCGGCGGCTACCTGCCGCTGTCGCTCGTGCTCACGCGCGACGACGTGTTCGCGGCGTTCTACGACGACGACACGACGCGCGGCTTCCTGCACTCGCATTCGTACACGGGCAACCCGCTCGCGTGCCGCGCCGCGGTCGCGACGCTCGACCTGTTCGCGCGCGACGACGTGCTCGCGCAAAACGCGCGCAAGTCGGCCGCGATGCGTGCCGCGCTCGCACCGCTCGACGCGCACCCGCAGGTGCGCCACCTGCGCGAACGCGGCACGCTGTTCGCATTCGACGTCGCGCTCGACGGCGATGCGGCGCGCGGCTTCTCGCGACGCTTCTTCGAACGTGCGCTCGAACGCGAACTGCTGCTGCGCCCGATCGGCACGACCGTGTACCTGATGCCGCCGTACGTGATGAGCGACGACGACATCGCGTGGCTCGCGCAACGCACGCGCGACACGCTCGACGCAACGCTCGCGGAGATCACGCAATGA
- the bioB gene encoding biotin synthase BioB, which translates to MTQAQTAAVQPDAIPVAAPAPQRWRVADVVALFALPFNDLIFRAQQVHREHFDANAVQLSTLLSIKTGGCEEDCGYCSQSSHHDTGLKAEKLMDVDTVLDAARAAKANGASRFCMGAAWRNPKERHMPALTEMVRGVKELGLETCMTLGMLEDEQAQQLADAGLDYYNHNLDTSPEFYGQVISTRTYQDRLDTLDRVRDAGINVCCGGIIGMGESRRERAGLISQLANLNPYPESVPINNLVAIEGTPLEGTAPLDPFEFVRTIAVARITMPKAVVRLSAGREQLDDAMQAMCFLAGANSMFYGDQLLTTSNPQTQRDRALFERLGIRASQADALSENA; encoded by the coding sequence ATGACCCAAGCCCAGACCGCCGCCGTGCAACCCGACGCGATTCCCGTGGCCGCACCGGCCCCGCAGCGCTGGCGCGTCGCCGACGTCGTCGCGCTGTTCGCACTGCCGTTCAACGACCTGATCTTCCGCGCGCAGCAGGTGCATCGCGAGCACTTCGACGCAAATGCGGTGCAGTTGTCGACGCTGCTGTCGATCAAGACGGGCGGCTGCGAGGAAGATTGCGGCTACTGCTCGCAGTCGTCGCATCACGACACGGGCCTGAAGGCCGAGAAGCTGATGGATGTCGATACGGTGCTCGACGCCGCGCGCGCGGCGAAGGCGAACGGCGCGAGCCGCTTCTGCATGGGCGCCGCGTGGCGCAACCCGAAGGAACGCCACATGCCGGCGCTGACCGAGATGGTGCGCGGCGTGAAGGAACTCGGCCTCGAAACCTGCATGACGCTCGGCATGCTCGAGGACGAACAGGCGCAGCAGCTCGCCGACGCGGGCCTCGACTACTACAACCACAACCTCGACACGTCGCCGGAGTTCTACGGCCAGGTGATCTCGACGCGCACGTACCAGGATCGCCTCGACACGCTCGACCGCGTGCGCGACGCGGGCATCAACGTGTGCTGCGGCGGCATCATCGGGATGGGCGAGTCGCGCCGCGAGCGCGCGGGCCTGATCTCGCAGCTCGCGAACCTGAACCCGTATCCGGAATCGGTGCCGATCAACAACCTCGTCGCGATCGAAGGCACGCCGCTCGAAGGCACTGCGCCGCTCGACCCGTTCGAGTTCGTGCGCACGATCGCGGTCGCGCGCATCACGATGCCGAAGGCCGTCGTACGCCTGTCGGCCGGCCGCGAGCAGCTCGACGACGCGATGCAGGCGATGTGCTTCCTCGCCGGTGCGAACTCGATGTTCTACGGCGACCAGCTGCTGACGACGAGCAACCCGCAGACGCAGCGCGACCGCGCGCTGTTCGAGCGCCTCGGCATCCGCGCGAGCCAGGCCGACGCACTGTCGGAAAACGCGTAA
- a CDS encoding copper homeostasis protein CutC — protein MTRNAASSVLLEVIATTVGDAKAAARAGADRLELVTAITEGGLTPSVGLIEAVVAAVPIPVNVIVRPHSRSFVYDADDLRVIERDVRAAVAAGANGVVFGALDARGDVDLGALARIAAAADGRALTFHRAFDVSRDLNAAFDALLRVPAVTSVLTSGGHPSVLDAAATITRMVRHAEGATCTVLAGSGLTVDAVGDFVRATGVRAVHFGSGVRPRGEVLAPVDEQLVERVRAALDGAAAHV, from the coding sequence ATGACCAGAAACGCCGCTTCTTCCGTCCTCCTCGAAGTGATCGCCACGACCGTCGGCGATGCGAAGGCCGCCGCCCGCGCGGGCGCCGACCGCCTCGAACTCGTGACCGCGATCACCGAAGGCGGCCTGACGCCGAGCGTCGGCCTGATCGAGGCCGTCGTGGCCGCCGTGCCGATTCCCGTCAACGTGATCGTGCGCCCGCACAGCCGGTCGTTCGTCTACGACGCCGACGACCTGCGCGTGATCGAACGCGACGTGCGCGCGGCCGTCGCGGCCGGTGCAAACGGGGTCGTGTTCGGCGCGCTCGATGCGCGCGGCGACGTCGATCTCGGCGCACTGGCCCGCATCGCGGCTGCCGCGGATGGCCGCGCGCTGACGTTCCATCGCGCGTTCGACGTGTCGCGCGACCTCAACGCCGCGTTCGACGCGTTGCTGCGCGTGCCGGCCGTCACGTCGGTACTGACGTCGGGCGGCCACCCGTCGGTGCTCGATGCTGCCGCGACGATCACGCGGATGGTGCGGCACGCGGAAGGGGCGACGTGCACGGTGCTGGCCGGCTCGGGGCTCACCGTCGATGCGGTCGGCGATTTCGTCCGGGCCACCGGCGTGCGCGCGGTGCATTTCGGCTCGGGCGTGCGGCCGCGCGGCGAGGTGCTGGCACCCGTCGACGAACAGCTCGTCGAGCGGGTGCGCGCGGCGCTCGACGGCGCGGCGGCGCACGTGTGA